One part of the Parasphingorhabdus sp. SCSIO 66989 genome encodes these proteins:
- a CDS encoding dioxygenase, with protein sequence MANNRLDQVVSTIVEAVRGAVRDENISFEEYRAAIGYMMKIAESGELPLFIDVFLNTSIVSVINQNAHPAASPSDMEGPYFLDSAPVLEDGKMKTMDAYADDQPMIVRGTVKDVDGQPLADVLVDMWNSTPDGKYGGIHEGIPVDYYRGKVRTDAQGQYQFESTVPVAYKIPDSGPTGALLEMMGRHSWRPAHVHLKVRHPGYRDLTTQLYFAEDEYTHSDCCEGIVPEQFIYPELIEDGKRVLEADLVIEPQAESQMAA encoded by the coding sequence ATGGCTAATAATCGACTGGATCAGGTAGTAAGCACCATCGTCGAGGCGGTCCGCGGTGCCGTGCGCGATGAGAATATCAGCTTTGAGGAATATCGCGCCGCCATCGGCTATATGATGAAGATCGCGGAATCTGGCGAACTGCCGCTCTTCATTGATGTTTTCCTCAACACGTCAATTGTGAGTGTGATTAACCAGAACGCCCATCCCGCGGCATCACCATCGGATATGGAGGGCCCTTATTTCCTCGATTCAGCGCCGGTTCTCGAAGACGGCAAGATGAAGACGATGGATGCCTATGCCGATGACCAGCCGATGATTGTCCGCGGCACGGTCAAGGATGTTGACGGCCAGCCACTCGCCGATGTTCTCGTCGATATGTGGAACTCCACGCCCGATGGCAAATATGGCGGCATCCATGAGGGTATTCCGGTTGACTATTATCGCGGCAAGGTGCGCACCGATGCGCAGGGTCAGTACCAGTTTGAGAGCACGGTTCCGGTTGCCTACAAGATTCCCGATAGCGGCCCAACTGGTGCGCTGCTCGAGATGATGGGTCGGCATAGCTGGCGCCCTGCGCATGTGCACCTCAAAGTGCGTCACCCGGGCTATCGTGATCTCACCACGCAGCTGTATTTCGCAGAGGATGAATATACCCATTCCGATTGCTGCGAAGGCATTGTCCCCGAGCAGTTTATTTATCCCGAGCTTATCGAAGACGGTAAGCGTGTGCTGGAGGCTGATCTGGTGATCGAGCCACAAGCCGAAAGCCAGATGGCTGCCTAA
- a CDS encoding LysR family transcriptional regulator — translation MEIRQLRYFVAVAEEKNFGHAARRLNVSQPPITRQMHKLEDELGVLLLKRTSKGTELTEAGKVFLEDARSILAQMERGAERTKAAQKGELGVIEIGYFGSVSYSIVPHILQLFKQDNPLVDLSLRRMSKKEQVHALKQGQLHLGFGRYYPNEPGLVIEEVINEGVALCVPTSAGIAVDESNWRDVFDMLPLILFPSAGRPNFADATVAMLKREGVSPTISMVVEDGRAALMQVAIGAGVCVVPISMIGMNWYGVDFFQPDALTDDCPVSIIYRKSDTSALLRRFLGVLRSIRQQPDRFAIDR, via the coding sequence TTGGAAATCAGACAGTTGCGCTATTTTGTGGCCGTTGCTGAAGAGAAAAACTTCGGCCATGCAGCGCGCCGTCTGAATGTCTCGCAACCACCGATAACCCGCCAGATGCACAAGCTTGAGGATGAGCTTGGCGTGTTATTGCTGAAACGCACCAGCAAGGGAACCGAGCTGACCGAAGCGGGCAAGGTCTTTCTCGAGGATGCGCGCTCCATATTGGCGCAGATGGAGCGAGGAGCCGAACGGACAAAAGCGGCCCAGAAAGGCGAACTCGGGGTTATAGAAATCGGCTATTTTGGCTCGGTTTCCTATTCGATTGTCCCCCACATATTGCAGCTTTTCAAACAGGACAATCCGCTGGTCGATCTCTCGCTGCGCAGGATGAGCAAGAAGGAGCAGGTGCATGCGCTCAAGCAAGGGCAGCTGCATCTCGGTTTCGGGCGCTACTATCCGAATGAGCCAGGACTGGTTATCGAGGAAGTAATCAATGAGGGCGTCGCTCTATGCGTACCGACCAGTGCCGGCATTGCCGTTGATGAAAGCAACTGGCGTGATGTTTTTGACATGTTACCTCTGATCCTGTTCCCATCTGCAGGCCGACCGAATTTCGCTGATGCCACTGTCGCGATGTTGAAGCGCGAGGGTGTTTCGCCGACGATATCCATGGTGGTTGAGGATGGCCGCGCGGCGCTGATGCAGGTGGCGATTGGCGCCGGTGTCTGTGTTGTCCCGATCTCGATGATCGGCATGAACTGGTATGGCGTCGATTTCTTCCAGCCCGACGCCCTGACCGATGATTGCCCGGTGAGCATCATTTACCGAAAATCGGATACCAGCGCGTTACTACGGCGTTTTCTCGGTGTTCTGCGGTCTATTCGGCAGCAGCCGGATCGCTTTGCGATCGACAGATAG
- a CDS encoding FAD-dependent oxidoreductase: MAETVNVDVLVVGTGPAGSAAALSLARNGIRALVINKFGWTARTPRAHITNPRTMEVLHDLGVYDEALKHAVPNHLMGENTYCTSLSGIEIGRIRTWGNCPDRDHNYAISSPEKTCDITQNLLEPVLLGSAAHSGAQVLFHTELIDYTQDDGGVTAKLRNNVTGEETTVRCQYLIGADGANSRVADIADLPLEGVHGKEGSMNIVFDADLSKFVEHRPSVLYWIIQDGSDVGGLGMGVVRMVRPWNRWLAIWGYDLAAGQPEVDEEKAISVVHKLIGDDTVPVSIDSISFWTVNDVYATRLSNGRVFCMGDAVHRHPPTKGLGSNTSIQDAFNLSWKLALVLKGQADASLLDSYSVERAPVAKQIVNGANRSISTFYGIMGALGLDKAEGPDGMRDALLSIGDDTPEGEAKRAALDAAVYNTRDVYDNPGIELQHRYTSDAIYAAGDVDPGYAGDPEVFVEQTTYPGARLPHAWVTVNGQRTSILYLCGGAQFTLLTGISGGGWIEAAAAIKQTLGVDINVVQIGALRKVQDVYGEWSRVREIEESGALLVRPDQHIAWRAKSWTADSIADLKEVMQSILGFKNGDESVGAAQEKEPVKA; this comes from the coding sequence ATGGCGGAAACAGTGAATGTCGACGTGCTTGTCGTTGGTACGGGTCCGGCGGGTTCTGCGGCGGCATTAAGTCTGGCTCGCAACGGGATCAGAGCCCTGGTCATCAATAAATTCGGCTGGACGGCGCGGACGCCGCGCGCGCACATCACCAATCCGCGGACCATGGAGGTGCTGCACGATCTCGGTGTCTATGACGAGGCGCTCAAACATGCCGTTCCCAATCACCTCATGGGTGAAAACACCTATTGCACAAGCCTGAGCGGTATCGAGATCGGTCGGATTCGCACCTGGGGTAATTGCCCGGATCGAGACCATAATTACGCCATCTCTAGCCCCGAAAAAACCTGTGATATCACACAGAATCTGCTCGAGCCGGTCCTGCTGGGTTCGGCTGCGCATAGCGGTGCCCAGGTGCTGTTTCATACCGAGCTTATCGACTACACCCAGGATGATGGCGGGGTGACGGCAAAGCTGCGCAACAATGTGACCGGCGAAGAAACCACCGTGCGGTGTCAATATCTGATCGGGGCAGATGGTGCCAATTCCCGGGTCGCGGACATTGCCGACCTGCCGCTCGAAGGGGTGCATGGCAAGGAAGGCTCGATGAACATCGTTTTCGATGCCGACCTGTCGAAATTTGTCGAGCACCGACCCAGCGTTCTGTACTGGATCATTCAGGATGGCTCGGATGTCGGCGGCCTGGGAATGGGCGTGGTTCGCATGGTGCGCCCATGGAACCGCTGGCTCGCCATCTGGGGCTATGACCTAGCCGCCGGCCAGCCTGAAGTTGACGAAGAAAAGGCCATCAGCGTGGTGCACAAGCTGATTGGCGATGACACCGTTCCAGTATCCATTGACTCTATCTCCTTCTGGACCGTGAACGATGTCTACGCGACCCGGCTGAGCAACGGCCGGGTCTTTTGTATGGGCGATGCTGTACACCGGCATCCGCCGACCAAGGGGCTGGGATCAAACACGTCAATCCAGGATGCGTTCAACCTCAGCTGGAAACTCGCGCTGGTGCTGAAGGGGCAGGCTGATGCCTCACTTCTGGACAGCTATTCGGTAGAGCGCGCCCCGGTTGCGAAGCAGATTGTCAATGGTGCCAATCGCAGTATCTCGACCTTTTACGGCATTATGGGTGCGCTTGGTCTCGACAAGGCGGAGGGACCGGACGGTATGCGCGATGCCTTGCTTTCCATTGGCGATGATACGCCCGAAGGTGAAGCCAAGCGCGCCGCACTCGATGCAGCGGTCTATAACACCCGCGACGTTTACGACAATCCCGGCATCGAGCTGCAGCATCGCTATACGTCTGATGCTATCTATGCCGCAGGAGATGTTGATCCCGGCTATGCCGGCGATCCGGAAGTGTTTGTCGAACAGACGACCTATCCCGGCGCGCGGCTGCCGCATGCCTGGGTCACGGTAAATGGCCAGCGCACCTCGATCCTCTATCTCTGCGGCGGCGCGCAATTCACCTTGCTCACCGGAATATCCGGCGGCGGCTGGATCGAGGCAGCGGCTGCGATCAAGCAGACGCTGGGTGTTGATATCAACGTGGTCCAGATCGGGGCGTTGCGCAAAGTGCAGGATGTTTACGGCGAGTGGTCACGCGTGCGCGAGATCGAGGAAAGCGGTGCGCTGCTCGTCCGTCCGGACCAACACATTGCCTGGCGCGCAAAAAGCTGGACCGCAGACAGCATCGCAGACCTGAAAGAGGTGATGCAGTCCATTCTGGGTTTCAAAAATGGCGATGAGAGCGTCGGCGCAGCGCAGGAAAAAGAGCCGGTCAAGGCCTGA
- a CDS encoding dienelactone hydrolase family protein, which translates to MCHGAPINAFPQPSASTEFKDAVEGYHFANPDGRKVALLPDIYGCNDFYRGLATLLQQSGADVFLVDTFAGLGDLPENTREAAFARRNQVADKAFVDRFESFAKEQGIDAVIGFCLGGLYVFELARRGLDADLVGLYGFPQGLPNSDPLQVPFDYISSVTQPFTMLLGEEDASVGTENIAKLTEMAPDVSAMTLKVYPQVGHNFLPLLDSDNSDELDIARDALSHITRVAA; encoded by the coding sequence ATGTGCCATGGCGCACCCATTAACGCCTTTCCGCAGCCCAGTGCTTCAACAGAATTCAAAGATGCGGTGGAAGGCTATCATTTCGCCAATCCTGATGGCCGTAAAGTCGCGCTGCTGCCCGATATTTATGGCTGCAACGATTTCTATCGCGGCCTAGCTACCTTGCTGCAGCAGTCCGGTGCAGATGTCTTCCTGGTCGATACCTTTGCTGGCCTGGGCGATCTTCCGGAAAACACCCGCGAAGCTGCCTTTGCGCGGCGCAACCAGGTAGCGGACAAGGCGTTTGTTGATCGCTTCGAGAGTTTTGCCAAAGAGCAAGGCATTGATGCGGTTATCGGCTTCTGCCTTGGCGGGCTTTATGTCTTTGAACTGGCCCGACGCGGCTTGGATGCCGATCTGGTCGGGCTTTACGGATTTCCCCAGGGCCTGCCCAATAGCGACCCTTTGCAGGTGCCGTTCGACTATATCAGCAGCGTCACCCAGCCGTTCACCATGCTGCTCGGCGAGGAAGATGCTTCGGTCGGCACCGAGAATATTGCCAAATTGACCGAAATGGCACCGGATGTGTCTGCGATGACGCTTAAAGTCTATCCGCAGGTCGGTCATAATTTCTTGCCGCTGCTCGACAGCGACAATAGTGACGAGCTGGACATCGCCCGCGATGCGCTTTCTCATATTACGCGAGTAGCTGCGTGA
- the nrtS gene encoding nitrate/nitrite transporter NrtS gives MTVPQDTSFWGALLLPVTIRRAIKVSMIVGTLLVLLNHGDAILIGDWPYWWKIVLTYAVPYSVSSYSTAAFIVEIQNAPPGRSSLESTS, from the coding sequence ATGACGGTGCCGCAAGACACCAGTTTTTGGGGTGCGCTGCTGCTGCCGGTCACGATCAGGCGCGCGATCAAAGTGAGTATGATTGTCGGCACGTTGCTGGTGCTGCTCAACCACGGTGATGCCATCCTGATCGGGGACTGGCCCTATTGGTGGAAGATCGTGTTGACCTATGCCGTGCCCTATTCGGTGTCATCCTATTCCACCGCCGCCTTTATCGTCGAAATACAAAACGCACCGCCCGGACGGTCATCGCTGGAGAGCACTTCGTGA
- a CDS encoding maleylacetate reductase: protein MSRNFTYLANPARVIFGEGTLSQTADELERLGVNRALLLSTEFQGEDAQALSKSLGARSAGVFSEAAMHTPVDVTDRAMRRFEESGADGVVSLGGGSTIGLGKAIALRNDAPQLVIPTTYAGSEMTAIIGQTEGGQKTTQSTPRVLPETVIYDVDLTLGLPEAMTVTSGMNAIAHAVEAIYAENANPVLSLMAEAGISALTDALARLSTGDPRDREARSDALYGAWLCATCLGLGGVALHHKLCHVLGGSFDLPHAETHTVVLPHALTYNMPAIPDAVERLKRATGSENPAAALFDIAKNAGVPTSLRELGMPEDGIERAIQLTLENPYYNPRRLEAAPLETLLHNAWEGRRPE from the coding sequence GTGAGCCGGAATTTCACCTATCTCGCCAACCCGGCGCGGGTTATCTTTGGCGAGGGCACATTATCGCAAACCGCTGACGAACTCGAACGCCTTGGCGTCAATCGCGCGCTGCTACTGTCGACAGAGTTTCAGGGCGAGGATGCACAAGCGCTATCAAAATCGCTGGGCGCGCGTTCGGCAGGGGTTTTTTCAGAAGCGGCGATGCACACTCCGGTTGATGTTACTGATCGCGCCATGCGCCGTTTCGAGGAGTCCGGCGCGGATGGCGTGGTCTCACTCGGCGGCGGTTCGACAATCGGTTTGGGCAAGGCAATAGCGCTGCGCAACGATGCGCCGCAGCTGGTGATACCGACCACCTATGCCGGTTCTGAAATGACGGCGATTATCGGCCAGACTGAGGGCGGCCAGAAAACCACCCAGTCGACACCCAGGGTGCTCCCGGAAACGGTGATCTATGATGTCGACCTGACGCTGGGTCTGCCCGAAGCGATGACCGTCACCAGCGGCATGAACGCCATCGCCCATGCAGTTGAGGCCATCTATGCCGAAAATGCCAATCCGGTGCTGTCCCTGATGGCCGAAGCCGGGATCAGCGCCCTCACCGACGCACTTGCTCGTCTGTCAACCGGTGACCCGCGTGATCGCGAAGCGCGTAGTGATGCGCTTTACGGTGCATGGCTCTGCGCCACCTGTCTGGGGCTGGGCGGCGTCGCGCTGCATCACAAGCTGTGCCATGTTCTCGGCGGCAGTTTCGACTTGCCCCACGCCGAAACGCACACCGTGGTTCTGCCGCATGCATTGACCTATAATATGCCCGCCATTCCCGATGCGGTGGAGCGCTTAAAACGCGCAACCGGATCGGAAAATCCGGCAGCAGCGCTGTTCGATATCGCGAAAAATGCCGGCGTGCCGACATCGCTGCGCGAACTGGGCATGCCCGAGGATGGCATAGAGCGGGCCATCCAGCTCACTCTGGAAAACCCCTATTATAATCCGCGCCGGCTCGAAGCCGCACCGTTGGAGACCCTTCTGCACAATGCATGGGAAGGCAGGCGCCCCGAATGA
- a CDS encoding CoA transferase subunit A, which translates to MNKIFESAASALDGQVKDNMLLACGGFGLCGMPESLIDALAETGVTGLTVVSNNAGIDGIGLAKLIERGQIAKMISSYVGNNKTFEKAYLAGEIELEFSPQGTMSERLRAGGAGIPAFYTKTGVGTVIAEGKKHEEFDGETYIQERGIRADVALIRAEKADYQGNLLFRKTARNFNPMMATCARLTIVEVEEIVPNGAIPPDQVHTPGIFVQRIVKAAVPKRIEFVTNRQENA; encoded by the coding sequence GTGAACAAGATATTCGAGTCTGCTGCATCGGCGCTGGACGGTCAGGTCAAGGATAACATGCTGCTCGCCTGTGGCGGTTTCGGCCTTTGCGGTATGCCCGAAAGTCTGATCGATGCGCTGGCCGAGACCGGCGTTACCGGGCTGACGGTGGTGTCCAACAATGCCGGTATCGATGGCATTGGTCTCGCCAAGCTGATCGAGCGCGGCCAGATCGCCAAGATGATCTCCTCCTATGTCGGCAACAACAAAACCTTTGAAAAGGCCTATCTGGCGGGGGAAATCGAGCTGGAATTCAGTCCGCAGGGCACAATGTCCGAACGATTGCGCGCCGGTGGTGCCGGTATCCCCGCCTTTTATACCAAGACCGGTGTCGGCACGGTGATTGCCGAGGGCAAGAAGCATGAAGAGTTTGACGGCGAAACCTATATTCAGGAGCGCGGCATCCGCGCCGATGTGGCGCTGATCCGGGCCGAGAAAGCCGACTATCAGGGCAATTTGCTGTTCCGCAAGACCGCGCGCAATTTCAACCCGATGATGGCAACCTGCGCCCGGCTGACCATTGTCGAGGTCGAAGAGATTGTGCCCAACGGGGCCATCCCGCCGGACCAGGTGCATACGCCGGGCATCTTCGTGCAGCGCATTGTCAAGGCGGCGGTGCCCAAGCGAATCGAATTCGTCACCAACCGGCAGGAGAATGCCTGA
- the pcaF gene encoding 3-oxoadipyl-CoA thiolase, translating into MTQTHAAFLCENKRTAIGRYGGILSSVRPDDLAAHAINAVLTEASSCDPNDIDDIIFGCANQAGEDNRNVARMAALLAGLPETVPGVTVNRLCASGLNAVASAAQMIRSGDADLVLAGGVESMSRAPFVMAKPAKAFSRTPEVYDTTIGWRFINPALQKAYGTDSMPETGENVAADFDISRKDQDAFALRSQQRAARAQQDGRLGEEIAAIEVRIDKRTIETVTADEHPRADTSLEKLARLPTPFRENGTVTAGNSSGVNDGAAAMLVASETAIQRHGLTPLARIVGFASAGIAPRIMGFGPVGAVEALNQRHAISTEDYDVIELNEAFASQALAVLRQLGVSDDADHVNPNGGAIALGHPLGMSGARIAMTAARELKRRKGRLALATMCVGVGQGAALALEAV; encoded by the coding sequence ATGACCCAGACACATGCAGCCTTTCTATGCGAAAACAAACGCACCGCGATAGGGCGCTATGGCGGTATATTGTCGTCTGTTCGCCCCGACGATCTGGCGGCACATGCCATCAATGCGGTTCTGACCGAAGCATCGTCATGCGACCCGAACGATATCGATGATATCATCTTCGGTTGCGCCAATCAGGCGGGCGAGGACAATCGCAATGTCGCACGCATGGCCGCCTTGCTCGCCGGTCTGCCCGAAACCGTGCCCGGCGTGACCGTGAACCGGCTATGCGCATCGGGCCTCAACGCAGTCGCCAGCGCAGCCCAGATGATCCGCTCCGGCGATGCCGATCTGGTGCTGGCGGGCGGGGTTGAATCGATGTCGCGCGCGCCCTTCGTCATGGCGAAACCGGCCAAGGCTTTTTCGCGCACCCCCGAAGTCTATGACACCACTATCGGCTGGCGCTTTATCAACCCCGCTTTGCAAAAGGCCTATGGCACCGACTCCATGCCCGAAACCGGCGAGAACGTCGCCGCGGATTTCGACATTTCGCGCAAGGATCAGGACGCGTTCGCACTGCGCTCGCAACAGCGTGCGGCCAGGGCGCAGCAAGATGGACGGCTGGGCGAGGAGATAGCCGCTATCGAGGTGCGTATCGATAAACGCACGATCGAGACCGTGACGGCGGACGAGCATCCGCGTGCCGATACCAGCCTTGAAAAACTTGCCCGGCTACCGACACCGTTCCGCGAAAACGGCACGGTCACCGCCGGCAATTCCTCGGGCGTCAATGATGGTGCCGCGGCGATGCTCGTCGCCAGCGAAACCGCAATACAGCGCCATGGCCTGACGCCGCTGGCACGGATTGTCGGTTTTGCCAGTGCGGGCATCGCCCCGCGTATCATGGGTTTCGGGCCTGTCGGCGCGGTGGAAGCGCTTAATCAGCGCCACGCCATCAGCACCGAAGATTATGACGTCATCGAACTCAACGAGGCCTTTGCCTCGCAGGCGCTGGCGGTGTTGCGGCAGCTCGGGGTTTCCGATGATGCCGATCATGTCAACCCCAATGGCGGCGCGATTGCACTCGGCCATCCACTGGGTATGAGCGGCGCACGCATCGCGATGACGGCTGCGCGTGAACTCAAGCGCCGCAAGGGGCGATTGGCGCTGGCCACCATGTGCGTCGGCGTCGGTCAGGGCGCGGCACTGGCGCTGGAGGCGGTATGA
- a CDS encoding muconate cycloisomerase family protein produces the protein MSKVQIERVETVIVDLPLRRQQRFAAIGASTTAIVLVKIWASGGIVGIGEGCTPSGPWWSGESVESIKLNIDAHIAPLIIGRDVFDLRGISAEVDRKLFGNPFAKATVEMALLDIQGKIAGVPVHDLLGGKQRSSLPCSWPLATGDPGEEIEEAKEHLAQKRFKLFKLKMGFLEPETDVARACAIAKALEGKASVRVDPNESWDEATCKWAMPRMADAGIAMVEQPMARWNVDGFARITAQTKMATAVDESLCTMDDALRLGRMHTADLVSIKVMKHGGLTNARRIADIAIASGMSIYMGTFLECSIGTAAGMQLAATFSDLPYGGELSGANLIAEDIAVRPARYENFELQLEEGVGLAAEVDEDKVEALRRDRSRLSIAV, from the coding sequence ATGAGTAAAGTCCAAATCGAGCGCGTCGAGACCGTTATCGTGGATTTGCCACTGAGACGGCAGCAGCGTTTTGCCGCTATCGGCGCTTCGACAACGGCCATAGTGCTGGTCAAGATATGGGCTTCTGGTGGCATTGTCGGTATCGGCGAAGGCTGTACGCCCTCGGGACCGTGGTGGTCGGGCGAGAGCGTTGAATCGATCAAGCTGAATATTGACGCACATATCGCCCCCTTGATCATCGGCAGGGATGTGTTTGATCTGCGCGGTATATCTGCCGAGGTTGATCGCAAGCTGTTCGGTAATCCCTTTGCCAAGGCGACGGTCGAGATGGCGCTGCTCGATATTCAGGGCAAGATTGCCGGTGTTCCGGTTCATGATCTGCTGGGCGGCAAACAGCGCTCCTCGCTGCCTTGTTCCTGGCCCTTGGCAACCGGCGATCCGGGTGAAGAGATCGAAGAGGCAAAAGAACATCTGGCGCAAAAGCGGTTCAAGCTGTTCAAGCTCAAAATGGGTTTTCTCGAACCAGAGACCGATGTTGCGCGCGCCTGCGCCATCGCAAAGGCGCTGGAAGGGAAAGCAAGCGTCAGGGTAGACCCCAATGAAAGCTGGGACGAGGCGACCTGCAAATGGGCCATGCCCCGAATGGCAGACGCCGGCATCGCTATGGTCGAACAGCCCATGGCCCGCTGGAATGTTGACGGTTTTGCGCGCATCACCGCGCAGACAAAAATGGCCACAGCGGTCGATGAGAGCCTGTGCACCATGGATGATGCCTTGCGGCTTGGCCGTATGCACACCGCGGATCTGGTCTCTATCAAGGTGATGAAGCATGGCGGACTCACCAATGCTCGCCGCATAGCCGATATCGCCATTGCCAGCGGCATGTCGATTTATATGGGGACATTCCTCGAATGCTCGATCGGCACAGCCGCCGGTATGCAACTTGCCGCAACCTTCAGCGATCTGCCTTATGGCGGCGAATTGTCCGGAGCCAATCTGATCGCCGAAGATATTGCGGTGCGGCCAGCGCGCTATGAGAATTTTGAGCTGCAGCTGGAAGAAGGCGTTGGGCTGGCGGCGGAGGTCGATGAGGACAAGGTCGAGGCGCTACGCCGCGACCGCAGCCGTCTCTCCATCGCTGTCTGA